In the Streptomyces sp. BHT-5-2 genome, one interval contains:
- a CDS encoding acyl-CoA dehydrogenase: MGHYKSNLRDIEFNLFEVFGRDSVYGTGPFAEMDVDTAKSVLSEIARLSENELADSYADADRNPPVFDPDTNTAPVPDTFKKSYQAYMDAEWWRLGVPEEIGGTTTPRSLLWAFAESILGSNPAVWMYASGPAFAGVLFEEGTEQQKHIAKIATEKGWGSTMVLTEPDAGSDVGAGRTKAVKQEDGSWHIEGVKRFITSGEHDMADNILHYVLARPEGHGPGTKGLSLFLVPKYEFDFETGELGERNGVYATNVEHKMGLKASNTCEMTFGDRHPAKGWLIGEKHDGIRQMFRIIEFARMMVGTKAIATLSTGYLNALEYAKERVQGADLAAFTDKAAPRVTITHHPDVRRSLMTQKAYAEGMRALVLYTATVQDEILIKEAAGEDASAAHALNDLLLPIVKGYGSERSYEQLAQSLQTFGGSGYLQEYPIEQYIRDSKIDTLYEGTTAIQGQDFFFRKIVRNQGAALTQLAETIKTFLADGEGGAELEQARGELAKAAEGLEAIVGAMLTDLAATEKDVKSIYKVGLNTTRLLMASGDVVVGYLLLKGAAVAATKLADASAKDKPFYEGKIAAAKFFAQNVLPGVALQRTLAESIDQSLMELDEAAF, translated from the coding sequence ATGGGGCACTACAAGTCGAATCTCCGCGACATCGAGTTCAACCTCTTCGAGGTGTTCGGCCGTGACAGCGTGTACGGCACCGGACCGTTCGCGGAGATGGACGTCGACACCGCCAAGAGCGTGCTCTCCGAGATCGCCCGCCTCTCGGAGAACGAGCTGGCCGATTCCTACGCCGACGCCGACCGGAACCCCCCGGTCTTCGACCCGGACACCAACACCGCGCCGGTGCCGGACACCTTCAAGAAGAGCTACCAGGCGTACATGGACGCCGAGTGGTGGCGGCTGGGCGTCCCGGAGGAGATCGGCGGCACCACGACGCCGCGTTCCCTGCTGTGGGCCTTCGCCGAGTCGATCCTGGGCTCGAACCCCGCCGTGTGGATGTACGCCTCCGGCCCAGCCTTCGCGGGCGTGCTCTTCGAGGAGGGCACCGAGCAGCAGAAGCACATCGCCAAGATCGCCACGGAGAAGGGCTGGGGCTCCACCATGGTGCTGACCGAGCCCGACGCGGGCTCGGACGTCGGCGCCGGCCGCACCAAGGCGGTCAAGCAGGAGGACGGCTCCTGGCACATCGAGGGTGTGAAGCGCTTCATCACCTCCGGCGAGCACGACATGGCGGACAACATCCTCCACTACGTCCTCGCCCGCCCCGAGGGCCACGGCCCCGGCACCAAGGGCCTGTCCCTCTTCCTCGTGCCGAAGTACGAGTTCGACTTCGAGACCGGTGAGCTGGGCGAGCGCAACGGCGTCTACGCCACCAACGTCGAGCACAAGATGGGCCTGAAGGCGTCCAACACCTGCGAGATGACGTTCGGCGACCGCCACCCCGCCAAGGGCTGGCTGATCGGCGAGAAGCACGACGGCATCCGCCAGATGTTCCGGATCATCGAGTTCGCGCGGATGATGGTCGGCACCAAGGCCATAGCCACCCTCTCGACCGGCTACCTCAACGCCCTGGAGTACGCCAAGGAGCGCGTGCAGGGTGCGGACCTGGCGGCGTTCACCGACAAGGCCGCCCCGCGCGTCACCATCACCCACCACCCCGACGTGCGCCGCTCCCTGATGACGCAGAAGGCGTACGCCGAGGGCATGCGCGCCCTGGTGCTGTACACCGCCACCGTCCAGGACGAGATCCTGATCAAGGAGGCCGCCGGCGAGGACGCCTCCGCCGCGCACGCGCTGAACGACCTGCTGCTGCCGATCGTCAAGGGCTACGGCTCGGAGCGGTCCTACGAGCAGCTGGCCCAGTCGCTGCAGACCTTCGGTGGCTCCGGCTACCTCCAGGAGTACCCGATCGAGCAGTACATCCGGGACTCCAAGATCGACACTCTCTACGAGGGCACCACCGCCATCCAGGGCCAGGACTTCTTCTTCCGGAAGATCGTCCGCAACCAGGGTGCCGCGCTGACCCAGCTGGCCGAGACCATCAAGACCTTCCTGGCCGACGGCGAGGGCGGTGCCGAGCTGGAGCAGGCCCGCGGTGAGCTGGCCAAGGCCGCCGAGGGTCTGGAGGCGATCGTCGGCGCCATGCTGACCGACCTCGCCGCCACCGAGAAGGACGTCAAGTCCATCTACAAGGTCGGTCTGAACACCACCCGCCTCCTGATGGCCTCCGGTGACGTCGTCGTCGGCTACCTGCTCCTGAAGGGCGCGGCGGTGGCCGCCACGAAGCTGGCCGACGCGTCGGCGAAGGACAAGCCGTTCTACGAGGGCAAGATCGCCGCCGCGAAGTTCTTCGCGCAGAACGTCCTGCCGGGCGTCGCGCTCCAGCGCACGCTGGCCGAGTCCATCGACCAGTCCCTGATGGAGCTCGACGAGGCCGCGTTCTGA
- a CDS encoding M18 family aminopeptidase produces the protein MTNSARFDRGHTDDLMSFLAASPSPYHAVANSAARLEKAGFRQVAETDAWDGRSGGRYVLRGGAIIAWYVPEGATAATPYRIVGAHTDSPNLRVKPIPDTGSRGWRQIAVEIYGGTLLNTWLDRDLGLSGRVTLSDGSNRLVDVDRPLLRVPQLAVHLDRSVNADGLKLDKQRHMTPIWGLGEVAEGDLIAFVAEEIGVPAAEIKGWDLMVHSVEPPAYLGRDRELVAGPRMDNLLSVHAGTAALTAAAAAGSRLTGIPVLAAFDHEENGSQSDTGADGPLLGTVLERSVFARGGTYEDRARAFAGTVCLSSDTGHAVHPNYSDRHEPGHHPMPNGGPILKVNVNQRYATDGSGRAVFAAACERAGVPWQSFVSHNSMPCGTTIGPITAARHGIQTVDIGVAILSMHSARELCGAQDPYLLANALTAFLES, from the coding sequence ATGACCAACTCCGCCCGCTTCGACCGCGGCCACACCGACGACCTGATGTCCTTCCTCGCCGCCAGCCCGTCGCCGTACCACGCGGTGGCGAACTCGGCGGCGCGGCTGGAGAAGGCCGGCTTCCGGCAGGTGGCGGAGACCGACGCCTGGGACGGCCGGAGCGGCGGACGCTATGTGCTGCGCGGCGGCGCGATCATCGCCTGGTACGTGCCCGAGGGCGCGACCGCCGCGACCCCGTACCGCATCGTCGGGGCGCACACCGACTCCCCCAACCTGCGCGTCAAACCGATCCCGGACACCGGTTCCCGCGGCTGGCGGCAGATCGCCGTCGAGATCTACGGCGGGACACTCCTCAACACCTGGCTCGACCGCGACCTGGGGCTCAGCGGCCGGGTGACGCTGAGCGACGGCAGCAACCGGCTGGTCGACGTGGACCGGCCGCTGCTGCGGGTGCCGCAGCTGGCCGTGCACCTGGACCGGTCGGTGAACGCCGACGGCCTCAAGCTCGACAAGCAGCGCCATATGACGCCGATCTGGGGGCTGGGCGAGGTCGCCGAGGGCGATCTGATCGCGTTCGTCGCGGAGGAGATCGGCGTCCCGGCCGCGGAGATCAAGGGCTGGGACCTGATGGTGCACAGCGTGGAACCGCCCGCCTACCTCGGACGGGACCGCGAACTGGTCGCCGGGCCGCGGATGGACAACCTGCTGTCCGTGCACGCCGGTACGGCCGCGCTCACCGCAGCGGCCGCCGCCGGCAGCCGGCTCACCGGCATCCCGGTCCTGGCCGCCTTCGACCACGAGGAGAACGGCAGCCAGTCGGACACCGGCGCGGACGGACCGCTGCTCGGCACGGTGCTGGAGCGTTCGGTCTTCGCCCGCGGCGGCACCTACGAGGACCGGGCACGGGCCTTCGCCGGCACCGTCTGCCTGTCGTCGGACACCGGGCACGCCGTGCACCCCAATTACAGCGACCGGCACGAGCCGGGCCACCACCCGATGCCCAACGGCGGGCCGATCCTCAAGGTCAACGTCAACCAGCGGTACGCCACCGACGGCAGCGGCCGGGCGGTGTTCGCCGCGGCCTGCGAACGGGCCGGGGTGCCATGGCAGTCCTTCGTGTCGCACAACTCGATGCCGTGCGGCACCACGATCGGCCCGATCACCGCGGCCCGGCACGGCATCCAGACCGTGGACATCGGCGTCGCGATCCTGTCCATGCACTCGGCCCGCGAACTGTGCGGCGCCCAGGACCCGTACCTGTTGGCGAACGCCCTGACGGCCTTCCTGGAGAGCTGA
- a CDS encoding BTAD domain-containing putative transcriptional regulator yields MEFSLLGPISVTSGSGELSLGPAKRRSVLALLLLQPNTTVPLEQLIDSLWEDEPPEHARTVVQGHVSRLRATLAAGGAEAYGIELATHGSAYLLRLPEELIDAHRFGELVALARPEAAPGDAVPLLREALGLWRGPALTGTVTSPPFAAAAHALEERRLSAVEALARAYGALGEQEQAAALLYSAAVNHPLREGLIAALMRALFRTGRQSDALEWYHRTRRLLSEELGVDPGERLRAAYEEILRAEATDRGRKAAEPARGGKGAPADEPAFHVKHRDDASSTDGTQPGTAVEPVRGKAGTAPRLLPRPPARFLGRQGQLNALTEALADRTTGESPLAVVAGPAGVGKTACAVQWAHLHAGAFPDGQLFADLRGFGEGDEAAPAEVLRDFLQALGTPPERVPNSAQAASALFRSLVADRRLLVVLDNARSSAQVRPLLPGGPHCATVVTSRSRLDGLVATDCARPVGLQALGHEEGAALLGAMLGSERVAEDPAAARELVDLCDGLPLALRAAAAQLTARPRWRLARLASALRDERRRLTLLSAEDTGIAAALRMSVARLSADDARLLRALANSPDGHLNASAAAALAGYDQERTQDALERLADMHLVDEEATDVYTISTLTQLFARDEGGDGTRRGDGGDGAEPGDRDGHPGGGAG; encoded by the coding sequence TTGGAATTCTCGCTGCTCGGCCCGATCTCCGTGACGAGCGGTTCCGGGGAGCTTTCGCTCGGGCCCGCAAAACGGCGCAGTGTGCTGGCACTGCTGCTTCTGCAGCCCAACACCACCGTCCCACTTGAGCAGTTGATCGACTCCCTGTGGGAGGACGAACCACCCGAGCATGCCCGCACGGTCGTGCAGGGGCATGTCTCGCGGCTGCGCGCCACGCTGGCCGCGGGCGGCGCCGAGGCATACGGCATCGAGCTGGCCACCCACGGCTCGGCCTATCTGCTGCGGCTCCCGGAGGAGCTGATCGACGCTCACCGGTTCGGCGAACTGGTCGCGTTGGCCCGTCCGGAGGCCGCACCGGGCGATGCGGTGCCGCTGCTGCGCGAGGCGCTGGGGCTGTGGCGCGGCCCCGCGCTGACCGGCACGGTCACCAGCCCGCCCTTCGCGGCCGCCGCGCATGCCCTGGAGGAGCGCAGGCTCTCCGCGGTCGAGGCGCTGGCCCGGGCCTACGGTGCGCTCGGCGAACAGGAACAGGCCGCCGCCCTGCTGTACTCCGCGGCCGTCAACCACCCCTTGCGGGAGGGCCTGATCGCCGCGCTGATGCGGGCGCTGTTCCGCACGGGACGGCAGTCCGACGCGCTGGAGTGGTACCACCGCACCCGGCGGCTGCTCAGCGAGGAGCTGGGCGTCGATCCGGGTGAGCGGCTGCGTGCGGCGTACGAGGAGATCCTGCGTGCGGAGGCCACGGACAGGGGCCGCAAGGCCGCGGAGCCGGCCCGCGGCGGCAAGGGCGCTCCGGCCGACGAGCCCGCGTTTCACGTGAAACATCGCGACGATGCGTCGTCCACCGATGGCACACAACCGGGCACGGCGGTGGAGCCCGTTCGCGGCAAGGCCGGTACGGCACCGCGGTTGCTGCCCCGGCCGCCCGCCCGCTTCCTGGGGCGCCAGGGCCAACTGAACGCGTTGACCGAGGCGTTGGCGGACCGCACGACCGGGGAGAGCCCGTTGGCGGTGGTCGCGGGTCCGGCCGGGGTCGGCAAGACCGCGTGCGCCGTGCAGTGGGCGCATCTGCACGCCGGGGCCTTCCCCGACGGGCAGCTCTTCGCCGATCTGCGCGGCTTCGGCGAGGGCGACGAGGCGGCACCGGCCGAAGTCCTGCGCGACTTCCTGCAGGCGCTCGGCACACCGCCGGAGCGGGTGCCCAACTCCGCCCAGGCCGCCTCGGCGCTGTTCCGCTCGCTGGTCGCCGACCGTCGGCTGCTGGTCGTCCTGGACAACGCGCGGAGTTCGGCGCAGGTGCGGCCGCTGCTGCCCGGTGGCCCGCACTGCGCCACGGTCGTCACCAGCCGCAGCCGGCTCGACGGACTGGTGGCCACGGACTGCGCCCGGCCGGTGGGCCTCCAGGCCCTCGGCCACGAGGAAGGCGCGGCACTGCTCGGCGCCATGCTCGGGTCGGAGCGGGTCGCGGAGGACCCGGCCGCGGCCCGGGAACTGGTGGACCTGTGCGACGGGTTGCCGCTGGCGCTGCGGGCCGCGGCCGCACAGCTGACCGCCCGGCCGCGCTGGCGGCTGGCCAGGCTGGCCTCGGCGCTGCGCGACGAGCGGCGGCGGCTGACGCTGCTGTCGGCGGAGGACACCGGTATCGCGGCGGCGCTGCGGATGTCCGTCGCCCGGCTGTCCGCGGACGACGCGCGACTGCTCCGGGCGCTGGCGAACAGTCCCGACGGGCATCTCAACGCCTCGGCGGCCGCGGCACTCGCCGGCTACGACCAGGAGCGCACCCAGGACGCGCTCGAACGGCTCGCGGACATGCACCTGGTGGACGAGGAGGCCACCGACGTCTACACCATCAGCACCCTGACCCAGCTGTTCGCCCGGGACGAGGGCGGGGACGGCACACGGCGGGGGGATGGCGGCGACGGGGCGGAACCCGGTGACCGGGACGGGCACCCCGGCGGCGGGGCCGGCTGA
- a CDS encoding DUF4232 domain-containing protein yields the protein MPRTDATAARPVRSARHRTLRLAAAGLTAVAALTLTACGQNNPLKTSDAKPFNPAPQDSEDPAANGAHGGPGSNAPTGKDDGDGSSKKSDGGSSGKGGTTVAESAAGGGKRTSTGGAGRPSAGGGQGSGARRTSCDAARIRIVAKPLTRPINHLLLQATNTSGTTCDLHAYPFLRFDDAQAPLADMPDSKPQAVVTLAPGESGYAGVLLSGADGGEHGRQATSLSVYLAGRDGQGSAGGSAKVALPGGSVYLDDNARVSYWQTDPKAAASW from the coding sequence ATGCCACGCACCGACGCCACCGCCGCCCGCCCCGTCCGCTCGGCCCGCCACCGTACGTTGCGGCTCGCCGCGGCCGGGCTGACCGCGGTGGCCGCACTCACTCTCACCGCCTGCGGCCAGAACAACCCGCTCAAGACCAGCGACGCCAAGCCGTTCAACCCGGCCCCGCAGGACTCCGAGGACCCGGCGGCCAACGGTGCCCACGGCGGGCCGGGCAGCAACGCCCCGACGGGGAAGGACGACGGCGACGGGTCGTCGAAGAAGAGCGACGGCGGCTCGTCGGGCAAGGGCGGCACCACCGTCGCGGAGAGCGCGGCCGGCGGCGGGAAGCGCACCTCCACGGGCGGCGCGGGCCGGCCCTCCGCCGGCGGGGGCCAGGGCTCCGGTGCCCGGCGGACCTCCTGCGACGCCGCCAGGATCCGCATCGTGGCGAAGCCGCTGACCCGCCCGATCAACCATCTGCTGCTGCAGGCCACCAACACCTCCGGCACCACCTGCGATCTCCATGCCTACCCCTTCCTGCGGTTCGACGACGCCCAGGCACCGCTGGCCGACATGCCGGACAGCAAGCCGCAGGCCGTGGTCACCCTTGCGCCGGGGGAGTCCGGATACGCCGGTGTACTGCTGTCCGGCGCCGACGGGGGCGAGCACGGCCGGCAGGCGACCTCGCTGTCCGTCTATCTCGCCGGCCGCGACGGCCAGGGGAGCGCCGGCGGCTCGGCGAAGGTGGCGCTGCCCGGCGGCTCGGTGTACCTCGACGACAACGCGCGGGTCTCGTACTGGCAGACCGACCCGAAGGCCGCCGCCTCCTGGTAA
- a CDS encoding helix-turn-helix domain-containing protein, with protein sequence MRDVPGHENDATNIRRKPLAPLPAELSGPVRDFASALRRMHGELGYSLQELAGRLPASRSSLSRYLRGQSLPDERLLVQWCKLSFTGEDRLPALVKLLHRAQEAADEAPAPTAAPHTGTGPGAEEPAEQTEPAGAEPGDLPPRRRRLRLTLAGLGTAAVLAGAAFAVLALTGSGPEGRTGGDGAGRGPSAASPGPATGPARVTVNNVEQVCRHSRTDYCALGLARDPYAPYQRPNVVGHVWHGDTLHAVCKIADGITVTDEAGGHSSIWFRVAHSGGPAWLPGIRIRPEQLDDALPRCANR encoded by the coding sequence ATGCGAGACGTGCCCGGCCATGAGAACGACGCCACGAACATCCGCCGCAAACCACTGGCCCCGCTCCCAGCCGAACTCTCCGGCCCCGTACGCGACTTCGCCTCCGCACTCCGCCGCATGCACGGCGAACTGGGATACAGCCTCCAGGAGTTGGCGGGAAGGCTGCCGGCCAGCCGCTCGTCCCTCTCGCGGTATCTGCGCGGGCAGAGCCTGCCCGACGAGCGGCTGCTGGTGCAGTGGTGCAAGCTCTCCTTCACCGGCGAGGACCGGCTGCCCGCGCTGGTGAAGCTGCTGCATCGGGCCCAGGAGGCGGCGGACGAGGCGCCTGCGCCCACCGCGGCGCCGCACACCGGGACCGGGCCGGGCGCCGAGGAGCCTGCGGAACAGACGGAACCGGCGGGCGCCGAGCCCGGGGACCTCCCGCCCCGGCGGCGCCGGCTGCGCCTGACGCTCGCCGGGCTCGGCACCGCCGCCGTCCTCGCCGGAGCCGCGTTCGCCGTCCTGGCGCTGACCGGCTCCGGTCCCGAGGGCCGGACGGGCGGGGACGGCGCCGGACGGGGCCCGTCCGCGGCGAGCCCGGGCCCGGCGACCGGCCCCGCCCGGGTCACCGTGAACAACGTCGAGCAGGTCTGCCGGCACAGCCGTACCGACTACTGCGCGCTCGGGCTGGCACGCGACCCCTATGCGCCGTACCAGCGCCCCAACGTCGTGGGCCACGTCTGGCACGGTGACACGCTGCACGCCGTCTGCAAGATCGCCGACGGGATCACCGTCACCGACGAGGCGGGCGGCCACAGCAGCATCTGGTTCCGGGTCGCGCACAGCGGCGGTCCGGCCTGGCTGCCGGGCATCCGCATCCGGCCGGAGCAGCTCGACGACGCGCTGCCCCGCTGCGCAAACCGCTGA
- a CDS encoding DUF4232 domain-containing protein: MTARRTRRRSAAYAALALGLAGSVALTGCNSHSSKSKKSSSSSKSKKRKIIGGGAAAGVGAGAAANRHASNCNLTTSRLQFGQQTGPKGYVTVRYQNSSGTLRCTLYNAPLLSFDQAKTPLPMVRPGSGHVVTLRPHGTAYAVIPTTNPAALGTKQKNVAVQFMGRSSGSPTTDEPVVYDFVAKHDVISVGRSKVTNWNSSLSGAKLEAGVG; encoded by the coding sequence ATGACCGCACGACGCACCCGCCGCCGCTCCGCCGCCTACGCCGCGCTCGCGCTCGGCCTGGCCGGCTCGGTCGCCCTGACCGGCTGCAACAGCCACTCGTCGAAGTCGAAGAAGAGCTCCTCGTCCTCCAAGAGCAAGAAGCGCAAGATCATCGGTGGGGGCGCCGCGGCAGGGGTGGGCGCGGGCGCGGCGGCCAACCGTCATGCGTCGAACTGCAACCTCACCACGTCCCGGCTCCAGTTCGGCCAGCAGACGGGCCCCAAGGGGTATGTGACCGTGCGGTACCAGAACTCCTCCGGCACGCTGCGCTGCACGCTGTACAACGCACCGCTGCTGTCGTTCGACCAGGCGAAGACGCCGCTGCCGATGGTGAGGCCGGGCTCGGGCCACGTCGTGACCCTCCGCCCGCACGGCACCGCCTACGCGGTCATCCCGACCACGAACCCCGCGGCCCTGGGCACCAAGCAGAAGAACGTGGCCGTCCAGTTCATGGGCCGCTCCTCGGGGTCCCCGACCACCGACGAGCCCGTGGTCTACGACTTCGTGGCCAAGCACGACGTGATCTCCGTCGGCCGGAGCAAGGTCACCAACTGGAACAGCAGCCTCTCCGGCGCCAAGCTGGAAGCCGGCGTCGGATAG
- a CDS encoding NHL domain-containing thioredoxin family protein: MASRARVRAPELIGKGGWLNTGGNDLTLSDLRGRIVILDFWTFCCVNCLHVLDELRELEERHRDSVVIIGVHSPKFVHEAEHQAVVDAVERYGVEHPVLDDPELATWKQYAVRAWPTLVVIDPEGYVVAQHAGEGHAHAIESLVEELIAEHGAKGTLRRGDGPYVPPEPVATDLRFPGKAVRLPGGTFLVSDTTRHQLVELAADGEQVLRRIGTGERGLGPDSFNEPQGLALLPDGRVAVADTVNHAIRVLDPATGALETVAGTGRQWWQGSPTSGPAREVDLSSPWDVAWWQDRLWIAMAGVHQIWTYDPADGTVTVAAGTTNEGLVDGPAAEAWFAQPSGIAAGGDRLWIADSETSAVRWIERAANGDPGAPADGHVVRTAVGTGLFDFGHRDGAAEQALLQHPLGVTALPDGSVAIADTYNHALRRYDPASGEVTTLATDLREPSAAVLADDDIVVVESARHRLTRLRLPEEAVRVESVAHRTQRAATDIAPGTLRLDVVFQAPAGQKLDTRYGPSTRLLVSATPPELLAEGAGAGTDLARDLVLADDVTEGVLHVSAMAASCDDAPDIEYPACHVHQQDWGVPVRITADGVARLGLVLAGLDAE, encoded by the coding sequence ATGGCTTCACGTGCGCGCGTCCGGGCCCCCGAGCTGATCGGCAAGGGCGGCTGGCTCAACACCGGCGGAAACGACCTCACTCTGTCCGACCTGCGAGGACGCATTGTCATCCTCGATTTCTGGACGTTCTGCTGTGTGAACTGCCTGCACGTCCTGGACGAGCTGCGGGAGCTGGAGGAGCGCCACCGCGACTCGGTCGTGATCATCGGCGTGCACTCCCCGAAGTTCGTCCACGAGGCCGAGCACCAGGCCGTCGTCGACGCCGTCGAGCGGTACGGCGTCGAGCACCCCGTCCTGGACGACCCCGAGCTGGCCACGTGGAAGCAGTACGCGGTCCGGGCCTGGCCGACGCTGGTGGTGATCGACCCCGAGGGCTATGTCGTGGCCCAGCACGCGGGCGAGGGCCATGCGCACGCCATCGAGAGCCTCGTCGAGGAGCTGATCGCCGAGCACGGCGCCAAGGGCACGCTGCGGCGCGGCGACGGCCCCTACGTACCGCCGGAGCCGGTCGCCACCGACCTCCGCTTCCCCGGCAAGGCGGTACGGCTGCCCGGCGGCACCTTCCTGGTCTCCGACACCACCCGGCACCAACTGGTGGAGCTGGCGGCCGACGGCGAGCAGGTGCTGCGCCGGATCGGCACCGGCGAGCGCGGGCTGGGCCCGGATTCCTTCAACGAGCCGCAGGGGCTGGCGCTGCTCCCCGACGGCAGGGTCGCCGTCGCGGACACCGTCAACCACGCCATCCGGGTCCTCGACCCCGCGACCGGCGCCCTGGAGACGGTGGCCGGCACCGGCAGGCAGTGGTGGCAGGGTTCACCGACCTCCGGCCCGGCGCGCGAGGTGGACCTCTCCTCGCCGTGGGACGTCGCCTGGTGGCAGGACCGGCTGTGGATCGCGATGGCCGGCGTCCACCAGATCTGGACCTACGACCCGGCCGACGGCACGGTGACGGTGGCGGCCGGCACCACCAACGAGGGCCTGGTCGACGGCCCCGCCGCGGAGGCGTGGTTCGCCCAGCCCTCCGGGATCGCGGCGGGCGGCGACCGGCTGTGGATCGCCGACTCCGAGACCAGCGCGGTCCGTTGGATCGAGCGGGCGGCGAACGGCGATCCGGGCGCCCCGGCCGACGGCCATGTCGTCCGCACGGCGGTCGGCACCGGACTCTTCGACTTCGGGCACCGCGACGGCGCCGCCGAGCAGGCCCTGCTCCAGCACCCGCTGGGGGTGACGGCACTGCCCGACGGCTCGGTCGCGATCGCCGACACCTACAACCACGCGCTGCGCCGCTACGACCCGGCGAGCGGCGAGGTGACCACGCTCGCGACCGATCTGCGGGAGCCCTCCGCGGCGGTCCTCGCCGACGACGACATCGTGGTGGTGGAGTCCGCGCGGCACCGGCTGACCCGGCTCCGGCTCCCCGAGGAGGCGGTCCGCGTCGAGTCGGTGGCCCACCGCACCCAGCGCGCCGCCACCGACATCGCCCCGGGCACACTCCGGCTGGACGTGGTCTTCCAGGCGCCGGCCGGCCAGAAGCTCGACACCCGCTACGGGCCCTCGACGCGGCTGCTGGTCAGTGCCACACCGCCGGAACTCCTCGCCGAGGGGGCGGGCGCGGGCACCGATCTGGCGCGGGACCTGGTCCTCGCGGACGATGTGACCGAGGGCGTGCTGCATGTCTCGGCGATGGCCGCGTCCTGCGACGACGCCCCGGACATCGAGTACCCGGCCTGCCATGTGCACCAGCAGGACTGGGGCGTCCCGGTCCGGATCACCGCGGACGGCGTGGCCCGGCTGGGTCTCGTGCTGGCGGGGCTGGACGCGGAGTAA
- a CDS encoding LURP-one-related/scramblase family protein yields the protein MLQSHGEHARRSRKYFVHDRIFGIGEDYWVDDEHGRHAFLVDGKALRLRETFELKDTERRVLVTIRKKMFSIRDTMTIERDDQPLATIKRKRLSLLRHHYRVELVDGTELDVSGKLLDREFAIEYDGELLAEISRRWLTVHETYGVNVIRDDADPALLIAVAVSVIRMAEREREDD from the coding sequence ATGCTGCAATCCCACGGGGAGCACGCCCGCCGCTCCCGCAAGTACTTCGTGCACGACCGGATCTTCGGCATCGGCGAGGACTACTGGGTCGACGACGAGCACGGCCGGCACGCCTTCCTGGTGGACGGGAAGGCACTGCGTCTGCGGGAGACCTTCGAGCTCAAGGACACCGAGCGGCGGGTGCTGGTCACCATCCGCAAGAAGATGTTCAGCATCCGCGACACGATGACCATCGAGCGGGACGACCAGCCGCTGGCGACGATCAAGCGCAAGCGGCTGTCCCTGCTGCGCCACCACTACCGCGTCGAGCTGGTCGACGGCACCGAGCTGGACGTCAGCGGCAAGCTCCTGGACCGGGAGTTCGCGATCGAGTACGACGGCGAGCTGCTCGCCGAGATCTCCCGACGCTGGCTGACCGTCCATGAGACCTACGGGGTCAACGTCATCCGGGACGACGCGGACCCGGCACTGCTGATCGCCGTCGCGGTGTCCGTGATCCGGATGGCCGAGCGGGAACGGGAGGACGACTGA
- a CDS encoding maleylpyruvate isomerase family mycothiol-dependent enzyme yields the protein MTVHPSLQSSIDAWTHSIEAITELVTPLVEGEWNRATDLPGWSVRDIVSHVIGLECEMLGDPRPIHTLPRDLYHVRTESARRMEVQVDVRRHHTAPEMLSELEYTVIRRSRQLRNETRQPDSVVRSPLGEERTLEFVLEQRAFDVWAHEQDLRRTLGKPGNLDSPGALVTRDLLVRVLPGIVTNRAKAPARSAVVFDISGPMEFMRTVRVDDEGKATVDSSVSLGPTVTLAMDWDTFHQLACGRVRPAAVAEHIKIDGDQELAQAILDNFAVTP from the coding sequence GTGACCGTCCATCCCAGCCTTCAGTCCTCCATCGATGCCTGGACGCACTCCATAGAAGCGATAACCGAGCTGGTGACGCCGCTCGTCGAGGGGGAGTGGAACAGGGCGACGGACCTCCCAGGTTGGTCCGTGCGCGACATCGTCTCCCATGTCATCGGCCTGGAATGCGAGATGCTGGGCGACCCCCGGCCGATCCACACGCTGCCGCGCGATCTCTACCACGTGCGCACCGAATCGGCCCGCCGGATGGAGGTCCAGGTCGACGTCCGCCGGCACCACACCGCACCGGAGATGCTCAGCGAGCTCGAATACACCGTCATCCGGCGTTCCCGGCAGCTGCGGAACGAGACCCGCCAGCCGGACAGCGTGGTGCGCAGCCCGCTCGGCGAGGAGCGCACCCTCGAATTCGTCCTGGAACAGCGGGCGTTCGACGTCTGGGCACACGAGCAGGACCTGCGCCGTACGCTCGGCAAGCCCGGAAACCTCGACTCGCCGGGCGCTCTGGTGACCCGCGATCTGCTGGTGCGGGTCCTGCCCGGCATCGTCACCAACCGGGCCAAGGCACCAGCCCGTTCGGCGGTGGTCTTCGACATCAGCGGTCCGATGGAGTTCATGCGCACCGTTCGGGTCGACGACGAGGGCAAGGCCACCGTCGACAGCAGTGTCTCGCTGGGGCCGACGGTGACACTGGCGATGGACTGGGACACCTTCCACCAGCTGGCCTGCGGCCGGGTCCGGCCGGCCGCCGTCGCCGAGCACATCAAGATCGACGGTGACCAGGAGCTGGCCCAGGCCATCCTCGACAACTTCGCGGTGACGCCGTGA